One part of the Oceanidesulfovibrio indonesiensis genome encodes these proteins:
- a CDS encoding LolA family protein — translation MSIRHHLFASLLLICLMAFVAGSASANELDDAERDAFLQRLQTAQQDIRTVQARFTETRTISTLPRPLVFTGTLYVQRGDSLIFLRYEKPTQHILRVQEGEVLFWVQDSPTADVMQMDDTSASGQAGSNPNLFDWRPQDFSGAISREDDGYHLVSAGGENGPQRIEVVLDPEGLYATSIRITPKGGGATVIELHDVRINEPLPDVVIDFTLPAGTEINEMNRP, via the coding sequence ATGTCGATCCGCCATCACCTCTTTGCCTCGTTGCTCCTCATCTGCCTCATGGCGTTCGTCGCAGGTAGCGCGTCCGCAAACGAACTCGACGACGCCGAGCGCGACGCCTTCCTGCAGCGGCTCCAGACCGCGCAGCAGGACATCCGCACCGTGCAGGCCCGGTTTACCGAGACTCGCACCATATCCACCCTGCCGCGGCCCCTCGTGTTTACAGGCACGCTTTACGTGCAGCGCGGGGACTCGCTCATTTTCCTGCGTTACGAAAAGCCCACGCAGCACATTTTGCGCGTGCAAGAGGGGGAAGTGCTGTTCTGGGTACAGGATAGCCCCACGGCCGATGTGATGCAGATGGACGACACGTCTGCCTCCGGACAAGCTGGTTCCAATCCAAATCTCTTCGACTGGCGGCCGCAGGACTTCTCGGGCGCAATCTCCAGGGAAGACGACGGCTACCACCTTGTCTCCGCCGGCGGCGAGAACGGCCCCCAGCGTATCGAGGTTGTCCTGGACCCGGAAGGCCTGTACGCCACCTCCATCCGCATCACGCCCAAAGGCGGCGGCGCTACAGTCATTGAACTGCACGACGTGCGCATCAACGAGCCCCTGCCGGATGTCGTTATAGACTTCACCTTGCCGGCAGGCACGGAAATCAACGAGATGAACCGGCCATGA
- a CDS encoding B12-binding domain-containing radical SAM protein: MSKKRVLLIYPRGGANKTADAIFPFPLQGLTQLAASMPERFETVVHDENLRPLNGSAQADLVMLTAMTTLVSRAYEIADDFRSRGVPVIMGGAHATACPDEVAHHADSVVIGEAENLLPQILADFEAGQLAPRYTSDSPADLNAIPFPAMEALSWRHRFFMASIQTSRGCPLACDFCSVPATFGRKLRVKSIETLDEELKGIRAKGMKRVFVVDDNFTADRARAIEIFGLLKKYGMTWMGFSNLAIADEPEFLEALRKSGCTSLFIGFESLNDQALYHKNRRYPSRAALADAVDRIRSYGIGIQGSFIFGFDEDTPEVFSDVVSFVMETGIEIPNLNILTPLPGTPLYREMKEQGRLLDMPWDDYDMSHVVYRPAGMEPEELQQGFAWALKYLASPSVIFKRLSLRRRQYPFFLMANFALHRAQTRLANTMWNAPVQRSLEARGFCTP, from the coding sequence ATGTCTAAGAAGCGGGTCCTGCTGATCTATCCCCGCGGCGGCGCCAACAAGACAGCCGACGCCATCTTCCCCTTTCCCTTGCAGGGGCTTACCCAGCTGGCCGCGTCCATGCCGGAGCGGTTCGAGACCGTGGTCCACGACGAGAATCTGCGTCCGCTCAACGGATCGGCGCAGGCCGATCTCGTGATGCTTACCGCCATGACCACCCTGGTCAGCCGGGCATACGAAATTGCCGACGACTTCCGAAGCCGCGGCGTACCGGTCATCATGGGCGGCGCGCACGCCACGGCCTGTCCGGACGAAGTCGCCCACCATGCGGACAGCGTGGTCATCGGCGAGGCCGAGAACCTCCTGCCGCAGATTCTCGCGGACTTCGAAGCCGGGCAACTCGCCCCACGGTACACCAGCGACTCCCCAGCCGACCTGAACGCCATCCCCTTCCCGGCCATGGAGGCCCTGAGCTGGCGACACCGCTTTTTCATGGCGTCCATCCAGACCAGCCGCGGCTGCCCGCTGGCCTGCGACTTCTGCTCCGTGCCCGCCACCTTCGGTCGCAAGCTGCGGGTCAAATCCATCGAGACGCTGGATGAAGAGCTCAAGGGCATACGCGCCAAGGGCATGAAGCGCGTCTTCGTGGTGGACGACAACTTCACGGCGGACCGCGCCCGCGCCATCGAGATATTCGGGCTGCTCAAAAAATACGGCATGACCTGGATGGGCTTCTCCAACCTCGCCATCGCCGACGAGCCGGAATTTCTGGAGGCGCTCAGGAAAAGCGGCTGCACCTCGCTGTTCATCGGGTTCGAATCCCTCAACGACCAGGCCCTCTACCACAAGAACCGGCGCTACCCCTCCCGCGCGGCGCTGGCGGATGCCGTGGACCGCATCCGCTCCTACGGCATCGGCATCCAGGGCTCGTTCATCTTCGGATTCGATGAAGACACTCCCGAGGTCTTTTCCGATGTGGTCTCGTTCGTCATGGAAACGGGCATCGAGATTCCCAACCTGAACATCCTCACCCCCCTGCCCGGCACCCCGCTGTACCGCGAGATGAAGGAACAGGGACGCCTGCTGGACATGCCCTGGGACGATTACGACATGAGCCACGTCGTCTACCGGCCAGCCGGCATGGAGCCCGAGGAGTTGCAGCAGGGATTCGCCTGGGCTCTCAAGTACCTGGCTTCGCCATCCGTCATCTTCAAGCGACTCTCTCTCAGGCGGCGTCAGTATCCGTTTTTCCTGATGGCGAACTTCGCCCTGCACCGCGCCCAGACCAGGCTGGCCAACACCATGTGGAACGCGCCGGTGCAACGATCCCTGGAGGCACGAGGCTTTTGCACGCCGTAG
- a CDS encoding B12-binding domain-containing radical SAM protein yields the protein MKQSKLKFLLIDPPHKIWDILKAWIPSPACLQLAAYLEDYFDVEFMDCTLNQRPWHDLEAKLKESRPDVVGISIGCTYFTYDGYNAAALVKEVLPESIVLVGGAHPTLMSEETLRECPEIDYICMGEGELTAKEFLANVEDGNPDFSHIAGLCYRGPDGKPVYTGKRELIQDLDALPMPAYHMVDMEHPYVGLPSEGKRAFLVNFARGCGFRCKFCSESVFWERSWRGRSPELIGEELELLKKKYNRDTFYVGDNIFNFTRKRATGFIEQMKKRKLDQHFWLQSRADLVVRDEDLMQGYKEAGVYQFMIGVEYTNQEVLDGLDKGISMETLEKAMEILKKHDFMIMATLMIGHWDETKEDRQKLFDFCAKYVNHFGLNVVTPLPGTGFYDEMKALGRIKTNDYRKFDYIQATMPTKEIDDLNKITEIHLGMIRKFYWRPIELWRMFFSKNPILRHHHRYFMKYGFEVMQHEVFGKPLWTQDNYQTFESYLRERGRPLKGEFKGYEPDETVEI from the coding sequence ATGAAACAATCGAAACTCAAATTCCTGCTCATCGACCCGCCGCACAAGATCTGGGACATCCTCAAGGCCTGGATCCCCAGTCCGGCCTGCCTGCAATTGGCCGCTTACCTGGAAGACTACTTTGACGTGGAGTTCATGGACTGCACGCTGAACCAGCGTCCCTGGCACGATCTCGAAGCCAAGCTCAAGGAATCGCGGCCGGACGTGGTGGGCATCTCCATAGGCTGCACCTACTTTACCTACGACGGTTACAACGCCGCCGCGCTGGTGAAGGAAGTGCTGCCGGAATCCATTGTCCTGGTTGGCGGCGCGCACCCTACGCTGATGTCCGAGGAAACCCTGCGCGAGTGTCCGGAGATCGACTACATCTGCATGGGCGAGGGCGAGCTGACAGCCAAGGAATTTCTGGCCAACGTGGAGGACGGCAACCCGGACTTCTCGCACATCGCGGGCCTGTGCTACCGCGGCCCGGACGGCAAACCCGTTTACACGGGCAAACGCGAGCTCATCCAGGACCTCGATGCCCTGCCCATGCCCGCTTACCATATGGTGGACATGGAGCATCCCTATGTAGGGCTGCCTTCCGAGGGCAAACGCGCCTTCCTCGTCAACTTCGCGCGGGGCTGCGGCTTCCGCTGCAAATTCTGCTCGGAGTCCGTGTTCTGGGAGCGATCCTGGCGCGGCCGCTCGCCTGAGCTCATTGGCGAGGAACTGGAACTGCTCAAGAAAAAATACAACCGCGACACCTTCTACGTAGGCGACAACATCTTCAACTTCACCCGGAAGCGCGCCACCGGCTTCATCGAGCAGATGAAAAAGCGCAAGCTGGACCAGCATTTCTGGCTTCAGTCACGCGCGGACCTTGTAGTGCGCGACGAGGACCTGATGCAGGGATACAAGGAGGCCGGCGTCTACCAGTTCATGATCGGCGTGGAGTACACCAATCAGGAAGTCCTGGACGGCCTGGACAAGGGCATCAGCATGGAGACCCTGGAAAAGGCCATGGAGATACTGAAAAAGCACGACTTCATGATCATGGCCACGCTGATGATAGGCCACTGGGACGAGACCAAAGAGGACCGACAGAAGCTCTTCGACTTCTGCGCGAAGTACGTGAACCACTTCGGCCTCAACGTGGTGACGCCGCTGCCCGGCACCGGTTTCTACGACGAGATGAAGGCCTTGGGCCGCATCAAGACGAACGACTACCGCAAATTCGACTACATCCAGGCCACCATGCCCACAAAGGAGATCGACGACCTGAACAAGATCACCGAGATCCATCTGGGCATGATCCGTAAGTTTTACTGGCGCCCCATCGAGCTGTGGCGGATGTTTTTTTCCAAGAACCCCATCCTGCGCCACCACCACCGCTATTTCATGAAGTACGGCTTCGAGGTGATGCAGCACGAGGTGTTCGGCAAGCCGCTGTGGACGCAGGACAACTACCAGACCTTCGAGAGCTACCTGCGCGAACGCGGGCGGCCGCTCAAAGGCGAATTCAAGGGCTACGAACCGGATGAGACGGTGGAGATTTAA
- a CDS encoding beta-ketoacyl-[acyl-carrier-protein] synthase family protein, with translation MIRPGPKYMDAAITGLGVVSSVGTGADAFWKNLVAGVDGFGAITVFDASGHRTQRAAEVKDSPGYDPLRLNKAVLSRGDIFALDAARQALSQSNLLDADGCVQDSQRTALICATSAGGILGLETFFRHKFEGTEYDAADLLTSFTLSALATNIALEFGIAGYRTTVATVCSSSGLALAAGLDVLRRGQADRVLVVGAESLCQVTHAGFNSLRSIDPELCRPFDAARKGLVLGEGAGAIVLERPDTADAQPHRTLAYLAGYGLVTDVHHFTAPEPTGGAAATAMRLALGDAGRTSTDIDYLNAHGTGTPLNDAAEAHGVVALFGPEPAHLTISSSKSMLGHLLGAASIVEAVATVLTMNNSVCPPTAHLESPAPDLGLDLAPKAHSKPVRCALSNSFAFGGSDISVAFTDSLRDDASTGIPASGVAVTGIGVVSPYGMGGEALIHGVDSGKSGLNSLETVDSRFVSLCGGLVDMGPVRAAIPPARRRHLNRPAMFLHLAVREALDHADLTPDDLRDAAMAFGTAYGCSGSVHHFYNAILTDGPRNVLPPHFILSVTNAPAALEAQQLGLSGPVWVFVADECSFDACLAWGADMIRDGQADTVLVAAAEEISPAILDIHHALGFFDGENPLRLGEGAVCMVLENEDNARERGAPIIGRILAAAQQASSGCGPQEYAQDYGSLAQAAHSTLNGVDIAEKPLAIFGPDVPVLRNSLKTTSRANPRAMLGESGTASGLCLAYGLLSSRIAPGMILNCTSSRGGLMAASLVEKIG, from the coding sequence ATGATCCGCCCTGGTCCAAAATACATGGACGCCGCCATCACCGGCCTTGGCGTGGTCTCTTCCGTCGGAACAGGTGCGGACGCGTTCTGGAAAAACCTCGTGGCCGGCGTGGACGGTTTCGGCGCCATCACCGTCTTCGACGCCTCCGGCCACCGCACCCAGCGCGCCGCCGAGGTGAAGGATTCTCCCGGATACGATCCCCTCCGACTGAATAAAGCCGTGCTCTCCCGCGGCGATATCTTCGCGCTGGACGCCGCGAGACAGGCGCTCTCCCAGTCAAATTTGCTGGACGCCGACGGCTGCGTGCAGGATAGCCAGCGCACCGCCCTGATCTGCGCCACTTCAGCTGGCGGCATCCTCGGACTGGAAACCTTCTTCAGACACAAATTCGAGGGCACGGAGTACGACGCCGCGGATCTGCTCACCTCCTTCACGCTCTCGGCGCTGGCAACGAACATTGCGCTGGAATTCGGCATTGCCGGCTACCGCACCACCGTGGCCACGGTCTGCTCATCCAGCGGATTGGCTCTGGCCGCCGGGCTGGACGTGCTGCGCCGCGGGCAGGCGGACCGCGTGCTCGTGGTCGGTGCGGAGTCTCTATGCCAGGTCACGCACGCCGGTTTCAATTCCTTGCGCTCCATCGACCCGGAATTATGTCGGCCGTTCGATGCCGCGCGTAAAGGACTCGTCCTGGGCGAAGGCGCCGGAGCCATCGTGCTGGAACGACCGGACACGGCCGACGCCCAGCCACACAGGACGCTCGCGTACCTCGCCGGCTACGGCCTGGTCACGGACGTGCACCACTTCACTGCCCCGGAGCCCACAGGCGGCGCCGCCGCCACGGCCATGCGCCTGGCCTTGGGAGACGCCGGCAGAACCTCCACGGACATCGACTACCTGAACGCCCACGGCACCGGCACGCCGCTCAACGACGCGGCCGAAGCCCACGGCGTGGTGGCGCTCTTCGGTCCGGAGCCTGCGCACCTGACTATTTCGTCCAGCAAATCCATGCTCGGCCACCTGCTCGGGGCGGCCAGCATTGTGGAGGCAGTGGCCACAGTGCTCACCATGAACAACAGCGTGTGCCCACCCACCGCGCACCTGGAATCGCCTGCCCCGGACCTGGGTCTGGACCTCGCGCCAAAAGCCCACAGCAAACCCGTACGCTGCGCGCTCTCCAACTCCTTCGCCTTCGGCGGCAGCGACATCAGCGTGGCGTTCACGGATTCCCTGCGTGACGACGCGTCCACCGGGATTCCCGCCTCTGGCGTGGCCGTCACCGGCATAGGGGTGGTCTCGCCTTACGGCATGGGGGGCGAAGCGCTGATTCATGGTGTTGATAGCGGTAAGAGCGGACTCAACTCACTGGAAACCGTCGATTCACGTTTCGTAAGCCTCTGCGGCGGCCTGGTGGACATGGGGCCGGTCCGCGCGGCCATCCCTCCGGCGCGGCGTCGGCATCTCAACCGGCCGGCCATGTTTTTGCATCTGGCTGTGCGCGAGGCCCTGGACCACGCCGACCTGACGCCGGACGACCTGCGCGATGCAGCCATGGCCTTCGGCACGGCCTATGGTTGCTCCGGCAGCGTGCACCATTTCTACAACGCCATACTCACGGACGGCCCCCGCAACGTACTGCCGCCCCACTTCATCCTTTCGGTGACCAACGCGCCGGCCGCGCTGGAGGCGCAGCAACTCGGACTATCTGGGCCGGTCTGGGTCTTCGTGGCCGACGAATGCTCTTTCGACGCCTGCCTCGCCTGGGGAGCGGACATGATCCGCGATGGCCAGGCCGACACGGTGCTGGTCGCAGCGGCGGAGGAAATCAGTCCGGCCATCCTGGACATCCACCATGCCCTCGGCTTCTTTGACGGCGAAAATCCCCTGCGCCTCGGGGAAGGGGCCGTCTGCATGGTGCTGGAAAACGAGGACAATGCACGGGAGCGCGGCGCGCCAATCATTGGCCGGATTCTCGCCGCCGCGCAACAGGCCAGCTCCGGATGCGGACCGCAGGAGTATGCGCAGGATTACGGCTCGTTGGCGCAGGCGGCCCACAGCACGCTGAATGGAGTCGATATCGCTGAAAAACCGCTCGCCATATTCGGCCCTGATGTCCCTGTTCTACGGAATTCGCTGAAAACTACGTCGCGGGCGAATCCCCGCGCCATGCTCGGCGAGTCCGGTACAGCAAGCGGCTTGTGTCTGGCGTACGGGCTGCTGTCCTCTCGGATCGCACCGGGCATGATTCTGAACTGCACCTCCTCCCGAGGCGGGCTTATGGCCGCTTCGCTTGTGGAGAAAATTGGTTGA
- a CDS encoding class I SAM-dependent methyltransferase: MVFEQRIPEGRELETDTLGVFAKVSAWTGKAAAWRVNRILRLDPDAPLRLLDIGTGPGAIPLHFKAFRPKVTLTGLDVALPMLTKAQNLANRLDRHAFFIQAEGERMPFADASFDVVTSFYAMHHMDDPGAMLAEVDRVLTPGGVFLLIDFRRDMARARFRAMNALWKTAFLLSPGRNGLEESVRSAWTTDEIRGILGTRSIRRFTIRAGGSELWITAGLQG, translated from the coding sequence ATGGTCTTTGAGCAGCGCATCCCCGAAGGCCGCGAGCTGGAAACAGACACCCTCGGCGTGTTCGCCAAGGTCTCCGCCTGGACCGGCAAGGCAGCGGCGTGGCGCGTGAACCGCATCCTCCGGCTCGATCCCGACGCCCCGCTTCGCTTGCTGGATATCGGCACCGGTCCTGGCGCTATCCCGCTGCATTTCAAGGCGTTCCGGCCAAAAGTGACCCTCACCGGGTTGGATGTGGCACTGCCCATGCTCACGAAGGCGCAGAACCTCGCGAACAGGCTCGACCGCCACGCCTTCTTCATACAGGCCGAGGGCGAGCGGATGCCCTTTGCCGATGCGAGCTTCGACGTGGTCACGTCCTTCTACGCCATGCACCACATGGACGATCCTGGCGCCATGCTGGCCGAGGTGGACCGCGTGCTCACCCCGGGCGGCGTGTTCCTGCTCATCGACTTCCGGCGCGACATGGCCCGCGCCCGGTTTCGCGCCATGAACGCGTTGTGGAAAACGGCATTCCTCCTGAGCCCAGGCCGCAACGGGCTTGAGGAGTCCGTGCGTTCAGCCTGGACCACCGACGAAATTCGAGGCATCCTCGGAACCCGTTCCATACGGCGTTTTACAATACGCGCCGGGGGCTCGGAACTTTGGATTACAGCAGGTTTGCAGGGATAA
- a CDS encoding phytoene desaturase family protein: MASQHEIIVAGAGVAGLTAAAYLAAAGRDVLVLDKNRRVGGYAATFKKNGHHFDIATQALGGLGPDGEIMNILDDLGIADRVQALPCEPARVYHFPGMDAPYVQHGSWKKQRDELAARFPDHADAVAAAFDTLRAIFEELLALSNDSSHARFSFVRRCPTLAARHDQTLQAFMDELGFPPELARLFAARAGYQLLAADEISLVGFACNEMTFGNGAYMIRGGVARLVDALVRCIESSGGTILRGRGVREVQAAGDSFTVRTDYKTHYADALVWAASIAQLERACHGSSMLPETFWNRISSLRMSGSYYILYCSAPANVVDELHRRGAVFPNMEYVDSDGRPWYLLIPSLVDREMARADSHCVCLSVPLAPGRRPDRTNCRELHSRLLDALASAVPELAGQLDPLFSLTPSSLEAMTGNPGGSAYGWTQIPAQSGFRRLSTTTPKRGLYLAGHWSMPGGGLAAAMISGRLCVHTILKDSRP; the protein is encoded by the coding sequence GTGGCTTCGCAGCACGAAATCATCGTGGCCGGCGCTGGCGTGGCCGGCCTCACTGCCGCGGCATACCTGGCCGCTGCCGGTCGCGACGTGCTGGTGCTGGATAAGAACCGCCGCGTCGGGGGCTACGCCGCCACGTTCAAAAAAAACGGCCACCATTTCGACATCGCCACCCAGGCGCTGGGTGGCCTCGGTCCGGACGGCGAGATCATGAACATTCTCGACGACCTCGGTATTGCTGACCGCGTGCAGGCCCTGCCCTGCGAGCCGGCGCGTGTCTACCATTTCCCTGGAATGGACGCCCCCTACGTGCAGCACGGTTCCTGGAAAAAGCAGCGCGACGAGCTGGCCGCGCGATTTCCTGACCACGCCGACGCCGTGGCCGCAGCCTTTGACACCCTCCGCGCCATTTTCGAAGAACTTCTCGCCCTCTCGAATGATTCTTCGCATGCCAGATTCTCCTTCGTGCGGCGCTGCCCCACTCTGGCTGCCCGGCATGATCAGACACTGCAAGCGTTCATGGACGAACTCGGCTTTCCACCGGAGCTTGCCCGGCTCTTTGCCGCCCGCGCAGGCTACCAGTTGCTTGCCGCGGACGAGATTTCCCTGGTGGGTTTCGCCTGTAACGAGATGACCTTCGGGAACGGCGCATACATGATCCGCGGCGGCGTTGCCCGCCTGGTGGACGCGCTGGTGCGCTGCATCGAGTCAAGCGGCGGGACCATTCTGCGTGGCCGCGGCGTTCGGGAGGTACAAGCAGCTGGCGATAGTTTCACGGTCCGGACCGATTACAAAACGCACTACGCCGACGCGCTGGTCTGGGCGGCCAGCATCGCCCAGCTGGAACGCGCATGCCACGGCTCCTCCATGCTCCCGGAAACCTTCTGGAACCGCATCAGTTCTCTACGCATGAGCGGTTCGTACTATATTCTCTATTGCAGCGCGCCTGCCAATGTGGTGGACGAGCTGCACCGCCGCGGCGCCGTATTCCCCAATATGGAGTACGTCGACTCGGACGGCCGGCCGTGGTACCTGCTCATTCCGTCGCTGGTGGACAGGGAAATGGCCCGGGCAGACTCGCACTGCGTGTGCCTCAGCGTACCGCTCGCTCCCGGAAGGCGGCCAGATCGTACGAATTGTCGCGAGTTGCACTCACGCCTGTTGGACGCGCTCGCGTCGGCAGTTCCCGAACTGGCCGGACAGTTGGACCCGCTGTTTTCCCTGACCCCCTCCAGCCTGGAAGCCATGACGGGCAATCCCGGCGGCTCGGCCTACGGTTGGACGCAGATTCCCGCCCAGTCTGGATTCCGCCGGCTGAGCACCACGACACCGAAACGCGGCCTGTACCTCGCGGGCCATTGGAGCATGCCCGGAGGCGGCCTGGCCGCCGCAATGATTTCCGGGCGCTTGTGCGTTCACACGATACTCAAGGACTCACGCCCATGA
- a CDS encoding small multi-drug export protein yields the protein MAASFPAYVILGRTGFIISSLALGVHPAVALAVSLALDWGQLTAYGLVLDRFCNPRKTRNRFARWIEKRRGRWQERLARDGWWSRLARTKPLLVMTVATVPVRGFGVLSATILAFMLGFSPARGTLAILSGALVGGAATLALYYGGVEIAHGL from the coding sequence ATGGCCGCGTCTTTCCCGGCCTACGTCATTCTGGGGAGGACCGGTTTCATAATCTCCAGCCTCGCTCTTGGAGTGCACCCGGCGGTTGCTCTTGCGGTTTCCCTGGCCCTGGATTGGGGGCAGCTCACCGCCTACGGCTTGGTGCTGGACCGTTTCTGCAACCCCAGGAAGACGCGAAATCGCTTTGCCCGCTGGATCGAAAAACGCCGCGGACGTTGGCAGGAACGCCTGGCCAGAGACGGTTGGTGGTCCCGATTGGCGCGGACCAAACCGCTGCTCGTCATGACCGTAGCCACTGTGCCGGTACGTGGGTTCGGCGTTCTTTCCGCCACCATCCTCGCCTTCATGCTCGGATTCAGTCCAGCGCGCGGCACGCTCGCCATACTGTCCGGAGCCCTGGTGGGGGGGGCTGCCACCCTGGCGCTGTACTACGGCGGCGTGGAGATTGCCCATGGTCTTTGA